A genome region from Blautia coccoides includes the following:
- a CDS encoding ribonuclease J, whose amino-acid sequence MKKNNNSKLKIIPLGGLEQIGMNITAFEYEDSIVVVDCGLSFPEDDMLGIDLVIPDITYLKDNIDKVKGFVITHGHEDHIGALPYVMKEINIPIYATKLTIGLIENKFKEHNLLRSTKRKVIKHGQSINLGCFRIEFIKTNHSIQDASALAIYSPAGIVVHTGDFKVDYTPVFGDAIDLQRFAEIGKKGVLALMCDSTNAERKGFTMSERTVGKTFDNIFAEHKNTRIIIATFASNVDRVQQIINSAYKYGRKVAVEGRSMVNVIGTASELGYLKIPDKTLIEIDQLRNYPDEKVTLITTGSQGESMAALSRMAASIHKKVTIKPNDTIIFSSNPIPGNEKAVSKVINELSMKGADVIFQDAHVSGHACQEEIKLIYSLVKPQYAIPVHGEYRHLKAQAGLALDLGIPKENVFILQSGDVLELNEEEPAKVTGKVRTGAILVDGLGVGDVGNIVLRDRQHLAEDGIMIVVLTLEKRSSRLLAGPDIVSRGFVYVRESEDLMDEARIVVEDAIDVCLDKHITDWGKIKNVIKDSLGEFLWKRTKRNPMILPIIMEA is encoded by the coding sequence TTGAAAAAAAATAACAACTCAAAATTGAAGATCATTCCTTTGGGCGGGTTGGAACAGATAGGAATGAATATTACTGCCTTTGAATATGAGGACAGTATTGTCGTTGTGGACTGCGGTCTGTCATTTCCCGAGGACGATATGCTGGGAATTGACCTTGTGATACCGGACATCACATATCTGAAGGACAATATTGACAAAGTCAAAGGATTCGTTATCACCCATGGCCACGAGGACCATATCGGTGCACTTCCTTATGTAATGAAGGAGATCAATATACCCATCTATGCAACAAAGCTTACGATCGGATTAATTGAAAATAAATTTAAAGAGCACAATCTGCTCAGAAGCACTAAGAGAAAAGTGATCAAACATGGACAGTCCATTAACCTGGGCTGCTTTCGTATAGAATTTATCAAGACAAATCACAGTATCCAGGATGCATCCGCCCTGGCCATCTACTCACCGGCAGGGATCGTGGTGCACACAGGCGACTTTAAGGTGGACTATACACCTGTATTTGGAGATGCCATTGACCTGCAGCGGTTTGCGGAGATCGGAAAGAAAGGCGTACTGGCACTCATGTGCGACAGTACCAATGCGGAGCGTAAGGGATTTACCATGTCTGAGCGCACCGTGGGTAAGACCTTTGACAATATATTTGCGGAACACAAGAATACCAGGATCATCATAGCGACCTTTGCCTCCAATGTGGACAGGGTGCAGCAGATCATCAATTCTGCCTATAAATACGGCAGGAAGGTGGCTGTGGAGGGCCGGAGCATGGTAAATGTTATCGGCACGGCCTCAGAGCTGGGGTATTTGAAGATTCCGGACAAGACGCTCATTGAGATCGACCAGCTTCGGAATTACCCGGATGAGAAGGTTACGCTGATCACCACGGGCAGCCAGGGAGAGTCCATGGCTGCCCTCTCCAGAATGGCAGCCAGCATTCACAAAAAAGTGACCATCAAACCAAACGATACTATTATTTTCAGTTCCAATCCCATTCCGGGCAATGAAAAGGCAGTATCCAAGGTTATCAATGAACTGAGCATGAAAGGTGCGGACGTTATCTTCCAGGATGCCCACGTATCCGGACATGCCTGCCAGGAAGAGATCAAGCTGATCTATTCCCTGGTAAAACCCCAATATGCCATTCCGGTGCACGGCGAATACCGTCATCTGAAGGCCCAGGCAGGACTTGCCTTGGATTTGGGAATCCCCAAAGAAAATGTGTTTATCCTGCAGTCCGGCGATGTGCTGGAACTGAATGAGGAGGAACCGGCAAAGGTTACAGGAAAAGTGCGGACAGGAGCAATCCTGGTGGACGGACTCGGCGTGGGCGATGTGGGAAATATTGTGCTTCGCGACCGTCAGCATCTGGCAGAGGACGGCATCATGATCGTGGTGCTGACACTGGAGAAGCGTTCCAGCCGTCTCCTGGCAGGACCGGATATTGTATCGCGTGGTTTTGTATATGTGAGAGAATCGGAAGATTTGATGGATGAGGCCAGAATTGTGGTGGAGGATGCCATAGATGTGTGTCTGGACAAGCATATTACGGACTGGGGCAAGATCAAGAATGTTATCAAGGACTCCCTGGGTGAATTTTTATGGAAGAGGACCAAGAGAAATCCCATGATTCTGCCGATCATCATGGAGGCTTAG
- the mtaB gene encoding tRNA (N(6)-L-threonylcarbamoyladenosine(37)-C(2))-methylthiotransferase MtaB — MKKKVALHNLGCKVNAYEIEAMQQMLEQAGYEIVPFAPGADIYIINTCTVTNIADRKSRQMLHKAKKMNPDAIVVAAGCYVQAKKDEVQIDEAIDIVLGNNKKQDLLAVLEQYDREKGQDKELIDLKEQVEYENLQLSSTGEHTRAYLKVQDGCNQFCSYCIIPYVRGRVRSRRREEVVEEVKRLVKNGYQEFVLTGIHLSSYGVDCGDSLLELILAVHEIEGVKRIRLGSLEPRIITEEFVKTISSLSKICPHFHLSLQSGCDATLKRMNRRYSAQEYLDGCALLRKYFEHPALTTDVIVGFPQESEEEFEASRAMIESVGFYETHIFKYSRRKGTRADRMEGQIPEQEKAVRSHILIDLGKRRKQKFMEYYLGREVEILFEEKAEIQGKTYWIGHTREYLKVAAETEENLENCLKIGKIAGFVEDGVFICAI, encoded by the coding sequence ATGAAAAAGAAAGTAGCATTGCACAATCTGGGCTGTAAAGTCAACGCATACGAGATAGAGGCTATGCAGCAGATGCTGGAACAGGCAGGGTATGAAATTGTGCCTTTTGCGCCCGGAGCAGACATATATATCATCAATACCTGTACTGTTACAAATATAGCCGACCGCAAATCAAGACAGATGCTGCACAAGGCAAAAAAGATGAACCCGGATGCCATAGTGGTGGCAGCAGGCTGTTATGTACAGGCAAAAAAAGATGAGGTACAGATTGACGAGGCCATTGATATTGTGCTGGGAAATAATAAAAAGCAGGATCTGCTGGCTGTACTGGAGCAGTACGACAGGGAAAAGGGCCAGGATAAAGAGCTGATAGATTTAAAAGAACAGGTGGAATACGAGAATCTGCAGCTTTCCTCCACTGGGGAGCACACTAGGGCCTATCTGAAGGTACAGGATGGATGCAACCAGTTCTGCAGTTACTGTATTATCCCTTATGTGAGGGGACGGGTGAGGAGCCGCAGAAGAGAAGAGGTCGTAGAAGAGGTAAAACGGCTGGTAAAGAACGGATATCAGGAATTTGTTCTGACAGGTATCCATCTCAGCTCCTATGGTGTGGACTGTGGGGATTCGCTTCTTGAGCTGATCCTGGCTGTCCATGAGATAGAGGGAGTGAAAAGAATTCGCCTCGGATCTCTGGAACCCCGTATTATTACGGAAGAATTTGTCAAAACTATAAGCAGCTTATCTAAAATATGTCCTCATTTCCATCTGTCTCTGCAGAGCGGCTGTGACGCCACCTTAAAACGCATGAACAGAAGATACTCTGCACAGGAATATCTGGACGGCTGTGCACTTCTGCGGAAATATTTTGAACATCCGGCTCTCACCACGGATGTGATCGTGGGATTTCCACAGGAGTCAGAGGAGGAGTTTGAGGCATCCAGAGCTATGATAGAAAGCGTGGGATTTTACGAGACCCATATCTTCAAATATTCTAGAAGGAAGGGCACCCGGGCAGACCGCATGGAAGGACAGATACCGGAACAGGAAAAAGCTGTCAGAAGCCATATCCTCATAGACCTGGGAAAACGCCGGAAACAGAAATTTATGGAATATTATCTTGGCAGAGAAGTGGAGATCCTTTTTGAGGAAAAGGCCGAAATCCAGGGAAAAACATACTGGATAGGCCATACCAGAGAGTATTTAAAAGTGGCGGCAGAGACAGAAGAAAATCTGGAGAATTGCTTAAAAATTGGCAAAATTGCTGGATTTGTCGAAGATGGCGTTTTTATTTGCGCAATATAA
- a CDS encoding AraC family transcriptional regulator, with translation MEGNYKSRQQNNDCAQSAMNLLSVQWSCLGRGVSKYRTGDGEYALFIITKGSGSITVDGKEYEVSQGKALAVFPETEVKTAGAEQSLFYCIRLCSCGSQVQECAEEAGFSREFSVRDVHVNCMTKLKKTVKCMLESDTAGYVEQLEQNCRMTKVWIDLIEDHKTFRGQMECAVTNARGRAAEIQEIAVYMKAHMEENLKIEQIAREYGMNRSGLTRQFRSIMGCPPQQYLLQVRIERAKELLRNTEETIGEIAARVGYRDALAFSHIFKEKCKVGPREYRKGCAEK, from the coding sequence ATGGAAGGGAATTACAAAAGCCGGCAGCAGAACAATGACTGTGCGCAGAGTGCCATGAATCTGCTGTCTGTACAGTGGAGCTGTTTAGGGCGGGGAGTCTCGAAGTACCGGACAGGAGACGGGGAATATGCTTTATTTATCATAACCAAAGGGAGCGGAAGTATAACCGTGGATGGAAAGGAATATGAGGTAAGCCAGGGAAAAGCGCTGGCTGTATTCCCGGAAACCGAGGTTAAAACAGCAGGGGCTGAGCAGAGTCTTTTTTATTGTATCCGCCTGTGTTCCTGTGGCAGCCAGGTACAGGAATGCGCAGAGGAGGCCGGATTTTCCCGGGAATTTTCTGTTCGTGATGTCCATGTCAATTGTATGACAAAATTGAAAAAAACAGTGAAGTGTATGCTGGAATCGGATACGGCGGGCTATGTGGAACAGTTGGAACAAAACTGCCGTATGACGAAAGTATGGATCGATCTGATAGAAGATCATAAGACCTTCCGGGGGCAGATGGAATGTGCAGTCACAAATGCCAGGGGCAGGGCGGCAGAGATACAGGAAATTGCTGTGTATATGAAGGCCCATATGGAGGAAAATCTGAAAATTGAACAGATTGCCCGGGAATACGGAATGAACAGAAGCGGCCTCACCAGGCAGTTCCGCAGTATCATGGGATGCCCGCCTCAGCAGTATCTGCTCCAGGTGAGGATTGAGAGGGCAAAGGAGCTTCTGCGCAATACAGAAGAGACCATAGGAGAGATCGCTGCCCGGGTGGGTTATAGGGATGCCCTGGCGTTTTCACATATTTTTAAGGAGAAATGTAAAGTAGGGCCCAGGGAGTATAGGAAAGGATGTGCAGAGAAGTAG
- a CDS encoding DUF1292 domain-containing protein: METIIFDGEDGTELELGILEQTRVNGSVYLLVIDPEDSDDEGAAAYILKDISEDGEEEGCYVFVEDDTEYDAVYKVFEAMLEDVEFEN, translated from the coding sequence ATGGAGACAATTATTTTTGATGGAGAAGACGGAACAGAATTAGAGTTGGGAATTCTGGAACAGACAAGAGTGAACGGAAGCGTATATCTGCTGGTCATAGACCCTGAGGATTCGGACGATGAAGGGGCGGCAGCATATATATTAAAGGACATTTCAGAGGATGGCGAGGAAGAAGGCTGCTACGTGTTTGTGGAAGATGACACAGAATACGATGCGGTTTACAAAGTCTTTGAGGCCATGTTAGAGGACGTTGAATTTGAAAATTGA
- the sigK gene encoding RNA polymerase sporulation sigma factor SigK, which translates to MKTFLKPLTSEEEKYYLQEYKRGSQEAKNILIERNLRLVAHIVKKYQGVEEDLDDLISIGTIGLIKAIHTFNGEKSNRLSTYAARCIDNELLMLLRSKKKTNKEVSLYEPIGTDKEGNEINLLDVIENEPVDVVDHYSLKEDIKKLYSLLDQILSERELEVLKLRYGLYGEKELTQREIAKRLNISRSYVSRIEKNAVLKLRNCFLPS; encoded by the coding sequence TTGAAAACATTTCTTAAGCCCTTGACTTCCGAAGAAGAAAAATATTATCTTCAAGAATACAAAAGGGGCAGCCAGGAAGCTAAAAATATTCTCATAGAGCGCAATCTGCGCCTTGTTGCACATATTGTGAAAAAATATCAAGGGGTTGAGGAAGATTTAGATGATTTGATTTCAATCGGAACCATTGGGCTTATCAAAGCCATTCATACATTCAATGGGGAGAAATCCAACCGTCTCTCCACCTATGCCGCGCGCTGTATTGACAATGAGCTGCTTATGCTGCTGCGTTCCAAGAAAAAGACCAACAAGGAAGTTTCCCTCTATGAGCCTATCGGAACAGACAAAGAAGGCAATGAGATAAATCTTCTGGATGTGATCGAAAATGAACCGGTAGACGTAGTAGACCATTATTCACTGAAGGAGGATATTAAAAAGCTTTACAGCCTCCTGGATCAGATCCTGAGCGAACGTGAACTGGAGGTACTTAAACTGAGGTACGGACTCTACGGAGAAAAGGAACTGACACAGAGGGAAATAGCAAAGCGGCTGAATATCAGCCGCTCTTATGTCTCCCGTATTGAAAAAAATGCTGTCTTAAAGCTCAGGAACTGCTTCCTTCCGTCTTAG
- the ruvX gene encoding Holliday junction resolvase RuvX, which translates to MRIMGLDYGSKTIGVAISDPLGLTAQGIEIIRREDENKLRKSLRRIEELISEYQVEEIVLGFPKNMNNTIGDRAQKSLELKEMLERRCGLPVIMWDERLTTVEANRTLMESGVRRENRSKYVDMIAAVFILQGYLDAKANPGTV; encoded by the coding sequence ATGAGGATCATGGGACTTGACTATGGCTCTAAGACAATAGGGGTGGCGATCAGCGACCCTCTGGGTCTTACTGCCCAGGGAATCGAAATTATCCGTCGGGAAGATGAAAATAAACTTAGAAAATCCCTTCGCCGGATTGAGGAGCTTATCAGCGAATATCAGGTGGAAGAGATTGTTCTTGGCTTTCCCAAGAACATGAATAATACCATAGGAGATCGGGCGCAGAAGTCTCTGGAGCTGAAGGAAATGCTGGAGAGAAGATGCGGCCTGCCCGTGATCATGTGGGATGAAAGGCTGACTACTGTTGAGGCCAACCGCACACTCATGGAAAGCGGTGTGCGCAGAGAGAACAGAAGTAAATACGTGGATATGATAGCTGCAGTGTTTATTTTGCAGGGCTATCTGGATGCAAAAGCAAACCCGGGTACAGTTTGA
- a CDS encoding YlbF family regulator: MSIIDVCVDKLVHAIKNGVVYKQYCTALEEIKAIPGLKEQVDELRKLNYQIQAEGDEINLYDAIDDVDSKMDELCRIPEVNRFLEAELTLCRQLQSIDASIHQGIQLDIPDL, encoded by the coding sequence ATGAGTATAATCGACGTCTGCGTGGACAAGCTGGTGCATGCGATCAAGAACGGCGTTGTCTACAAGCAGTATTGCACGGCTCTGGAGGAGATCAAAGCAATTCCGGGGTTGAAGGAACAGGTAGATGAACTGCGCAAGCTGAATTATCAGATTCAGGCAGAAGGTGATGAGATCAATCTCTATGACGCGATTGATGATGTAGACAGCAAGATGGATGAATTGTGCAGGATACCGGAGGTGAACCGTTTTTTAGAGGCGGAGCTTACGCTGTGCAGACAGCTTCAGAGTATTGACGCGTCCATCCATCAGGGAATACAGTTGGATATTCCGGATCTTTAA
- a CDS encoding O-methyltransferase, giving the protein MIVDERMVTYINSLDRGNTPFLNELEKKAREDRVPVIRREMQSFLKVLLQIKRPRLILEVGTAVGFSTLLMSEYAPENSRITTIENYEKRIPIARENFRKAGKEEQITLLCGDAAQVLKTLDGPYDFIFMDAAKAQYIHFLPEILRLLAPGAVLVSDNVLQDGDLVESHFAVERRNRTIYKRMREYLYVLKNHEELETSILPLGDGVTLSIKK; this is encoded by the coding sequence GTGATAGTTGACGAGAGAATGGTGACCTACATCAATTCCCTGGACAGGGGCAATACCCCCTTTCTCAACGAACTGGAGAAAAAAGCCAGGGAGGACAGGGTGCCTGTGATTCGCAGGGAGATGCAGAGTTTCCTGAAAGTATTGCTTCAGATAAAACGTCCCCGCCTCATTTTAGAGGTGGGGACTGCTGTTGGGTTCTCTACACTTCTCATGAGTGAATATGCGCCTGAAAACAGCAGGATCACCACCATAGAGAACTATGAGAAGCGGATACCCATTGCGCGGGAGAATTTCAGAAAAGCAGGGAAGGAAGAGCAGATCACACTGCTTTGCGGTGATGCTGCCCAGGTTTTGAAAACGCTGGATGGTCCCTATGATTTTATTTTTATGGATGCTGCCAAGGCGCAGTATATCCATTTTCTTCCGGAGATATTGAGACTGCTTGCACCGGGCGCGGTGCTGGTGTCTGATAATGTGCTGCAGGACGGGGATCTGGTAGAATCCCATTTTGCTGTGGAGCGCAGGAACCGCACGATTTACAAGCGGATGCGGGAGTATCTCTATGTGTTGAAGAACCATGAAGAACTGGAAACCTCCATTCTGCCTCTGGGAGATGGAGTGACTCTGAGTATAAAGAAATAG
- a CDS encoding peptidase U32 family protein, translating into MRKKPELLIPASSLEVLKIAVIYGADAVYIGGEVFGLRAKARNFSMEDMAEGISFAHRYGVKVYVTANILAHNRDLEGVREYFEELKKIKPDALIISDPGVFMIAKEVCPEIERHISTQANNTNYGTYRFWHELGAKRVVCARELSLEEIREIRANIPRDMEIETFIHGAMCISYSGRCLLSNFFTGRDANQGACTHPCRWKYSIVEETRPGEYMPVYENERGTYIFNSKDLCMIEHMDDILTAGIDSLKIEGRMKTALYVATVARTYRKAIDDYLDSPELYQKNMPWYREQIMGCTYRQFTTGFFYDKPDETAQIYDSNTYAKDYTYLGYLEDKTPEGLYRITQRNKFLVGETLEAMKPDGENRPVTVKAIYDEEGNSCESAPHPQQILYVDLGEGLELYDILRRKEAVPEL; encoded by the coding sequence ATGAGAAAAAAACCAGAATTACTGATTCCCGCCAGCAGCCTGGAGGTCCTGAAGATCGCTGTTATATACGGTGCGGATGCTGTATATATCGGCGGAGAGGTGTTTGGGCTGAGGGCAAAAGCCCGGAATTTTTCCATGGAGGATATGGCTGAAGGCATTTCCTTTGCCCACAGATATGGGGTGAAGGTATATGTGACAGCCAATATTCTGGCCCACAACAGGGATTTGGAGGGCGTACGGGAATATTTTGAAGAGTTAAAAAAGATAAAGCCGGATGCGCTGATCATATCAGATCCCGGTGTTTTTATGATTGCAAAGGAAGTATGCCCGGAGATCGAGCGGCATATCAGCACCCAGGCCAACAACACCAATTACGGCACTTACCGGTTCTGGCATGAACTGGGAGCCAAGCGTGTGGTGTGTGCCAGGGAGCTTTCCCTGGAGGAGATCCGGGAGATCCGGGCCAATATTCCGAGAGATATGGAGATTGAGACCTTTATCCATGGAGCCATGTGCATATCCTATTCGGGAAGATGCCTGCTGAGTAATTTCTTCACAGGAAGAGACGCGAACCAGGGGGCATGTACCCATCCTTGCCGTTGGAAATACTCCATTGTGGAGGAGACCAGGCCGGGAGAATATATGCCTGTCTATGAGAATGAGAGAGGAACGTATATCTTCAATTCCAAGGATCTGTGCATGATCGAGCATATGGATGATATCCTCACTGCGGGTATTGACAGCCTGAAAATAGAAGGGCGGATGAAGACTGCCCTGTATGTGGCAACGGTGGCCAGAACGTATCGGAAAGCCATAGATGACTATCTTGACAGTCCTGAGCTTTATCAGAAGAATATGCCCTGGTACCGGGAGCAGATCATGGGATGTACCTACAGACAGTTCACCACGGGGTTTTTCTATGACAAACCGGATGAGACGGCACAGATCTATGACAGCAATACCTATGCCAAGGATTATACGTATCTGGGATATCTGGAGGATAAGACACCGGAAGGGCTGTACCGCATCACCCAGAGAAACAAATTCCTTGTGGGAGAGACCTTAGAGGCTATGAAACCGGACGGAGAGAACCGCCCGGTCACTGTGAAAGCCATATATGATGAGGAAGGGAATTCCTGTGAGAGCGCCCCGCATCCCCAGCAGATACTGTATGTGGATTTGGGGGAAGGGCTTGAACTGTATGACATTCTAAGACGGAAGGAAGCAGTTCCTGAGCTTTAA
- a CDS encoding endolytic transglycosylase MltG, whose protein sequence is MAKGIRKQGAASIMASGFFRLAVYACIIFAVIFVGKSAYDFGYAIFNEVPMAEGEGTDITVVIKDGSSVYQIGKILKKKGLIEDAKVFVVQEKLSNYKDKLQAGTYILNTNMTAEEMMAILARENVDGQPTQGDGTDGNSAVQDTSETDGGDTDTGGEDAGEGGESDESGESDTGEQE, encoded by the coding sequence ATGGCAAAAGGAATCAGAAAACAGGGTGCGGCATCTATAATGGCAAGTGGTTTTTTCAGACTGGCAGTCTATGCCTGTATTATATTTGCTGTCATTTTTGTGGGCAAGTCTGCCTATGATTTCGGATATGCGATTTTTAATGAAGTCCCCATGGCTGAAGGCGAGGGTACAGATATCACAGTTGTGATCAAGGATGGCTCCTCTGTCTATCAGATAGGAAAGATCCTGAAGAAAAAGGGACTGATCGAGGATGCAAAAGTTTTTGTGGTACAGGAGAAGCTGTCCAATTACAAGGACAAACTGCAGGCAGGCACCTATATCCTGAATACAAATATGACAGCAGAAGAGATGATGGCAATTCTGGCTCGGGAGAATGTGGACGGCCAGCCTACGCAGGGGGACGGCACGGACGGCAATTCGGCTGTGCAGGATACCTCAGAGACAGACGGCGGTGACACGGATACGGGCGGTGAGGATGCCGGTGAAGGCGGTGAATCCGACGAATCCGGTGAATCTGACACAGGTGAACAGGAGTAA
- a CDS encoding YifB family Mg chelatase-like AAA ATPase: MFSSVMSAAICGVDCVPVRVEADVSSGLPVFNMVGYLSSQVREAQERVRTAIRNAKISLPPKRITVNLAPADVRKEGNRFDLPIAAALLAAFGFIESEKLRGVMLAGELGLDGRVNSVRGILPLAETAAQNGCWLCIVPLGNCREARIAGRIKVLGVESLKEFLDASGKEKWGVCSQKIGEQEKLAEPVYNVDFEEIQGQETVKRAAVIAAAGFHNFLISGPQGAGKTMIARRIPTILPRLSREESLEVSRIYSVAGLLSEEQPFMSARPFRAPHHTITPQALAGGGRIPRPGEITLSHRGVLFLDEIPEFSHNSIEILRQPLEEHKVRISRTIGSYEFPAHCMLVAAMNHCPCGRYPDLKRCTCTDRDISRYAGRISGPILDRIDICAEAACMTYQEISGGRTGQSSAELMKEVEKAFLAQQDRYEGLPVCYNSELSGKQVEKYCSVSREGRRLLEKAYEKMNLSARAYHKILKTARTIADLDGEEEIKESQISEAVCYRGLEKRKV; this comes from the coding sequence ATGTTCAGCAGTGTTATGTCAGCAGCCATCTGCGGAGTGGACTGCGTCCCTGTGAGAGTGGAGGCAGACGTGAGCAGCGGCCTGCCGGTATTTAATATGGTTGGGTATCTGTCTTCACAGGTGCGTGAGGCCCAGGAGCGGGTAAGGACAGCCATCAGGAATGCAAAGATCAGCCTTCCGCCCAAAAGGATCACAGTGAATCTGGCACCGGCGGATGTGAGAAAGGAGGGGAACCGGTTTGACCTTCCTATTGCGGCTGCGCTTTTGGCTGCCTTTGGATTTATAGAAAGTGAGAAGCTGCGGGGTGTTATGCTGGCAGGTGAGCTGGGACTGGACGGCAGGGTGAACAGTGTCAGGGGCATTCTTCCCCTGGCAGAGACAGCAGCGCAGAACGGGTGCTGGCTGTGCATCGTGCCCCTCGGCAACTGCAGGGAGGCACGGATCGCAGGCAGGATAAAAGTCTTGGGAGTGGAGTCACTAAAAGAATTTTTAGATGCGTCAGGAAAAGAAAAATGGGGCGTCTGCAGCCAAAAGATCGGTGAGCAGGAGAAGTTGGCGGAGCCTGTTTACAATGTGGATTTTGAGGAAATACAGGGGCAGGAGACCGTAAAGCGGGCGGCAGTCATCGCTGCCGCAGGGTTTCACAATTTTCTCATATCTGGTCCCCAGGGGGCAGGAAAGACTATGATCGCCCGCAGGATTCCCACCATCCTGCCCCGTCTTTCCAGAGAGGAGAGCCTGGAGGTTTCCAGAATATACAGTGTCGCAGGGCTTTTGTCTGAGGAACAGCCCTTCATGTCTGCAAGGCCCTTTCGGGCACCACATCACACCATTACCCCTCAAGCTCTGGCCGGAGGCGGCAGGATCCCAAGGCCGGGAGAGATCACACTTTCCCACAGAGGGGTTCTTTTTCTGGATGAGATTCCTGAATTTTCACATAATTCCATAGAAATTTTGAGACAGCCTTTGGAGGAGCATAAGGTCAGGATCTCCAGAACCATAGGTTCCTATGAGTTTCCTGCACACTGTATGCTGGTGGCTGCTATGAACCACTGTCCCTGCGGCAGGTATCCGGATCTGAAGCGCTGCACCTGTACGGACAGGGATATCAGCAGATATGCAGGAAGAATCAGCGGTCCCATATTGGACAGGATCGATATCTGCGCAGAAGCGGCTTGTATGACGTACCAGGAGATTTCCGGAGGCAGGACGGGACAGAGTTCAGCAGAGCTGATGAAAGAGGTGGAAAAGGCGTTTTTGGCACAGCAGGACCGATATGAGGGCCTGCCAGTCTGCTATAATTCAGAGCTGTCCGGAAAACAGGTGGAAAAATACTGCAGTGTCAGCCGTGAAGGCCGGCGGCTTTTGGAAAAAGCTTACGAAAAGATGAATTTAAGTGCCAGGGCCTATCATAAGATTTTAAAGACAGCACGCACCATTGCAGATCTGGATGGTGAGGAGGAGATAAAGGAATCACAGATCAGCGAAGCTGTCTGTTACAGAGGACTTGAGAAGAGGAAGGTATGA
- a CDS encoding helix-turn-helix domain-containing protein: MMSRLKKLRIEKGYTQIKMQHLTGIDQSDYSKIENGKRYYTFEQCKRIALALDTSMDYLAGLTDEKKPYPRSFN; this comes from the coding sequence ATGATGTCCAGATTAAAAAAACTGAGAATAGAAAAAGGATATACGCAAATTAAAATGCAGCACCTGACCGGCATTGACCAGAGTGATTACTCTAAGATCGAGAACGGAAAACGCTACTACACCTTTGAACAATGCAAACGGATCGCACTTGCGCTGGATACCAGTATGGACTATCTGGCAGGTCTGACAGACGAGAAAAAACCTTATCCCAGAAGCTTTAACTGA
- a CDS encoding IreB family regulatory phosphoprotein, producing MENNLGNTQYFKVKTEPEVRVKEVLDLVYNAMAEKGYNPVNQIVGYIMSGDPTYITSYKGARSTIMKVERDELVEELLKEYIKNESWKRD from the coding sequence ATGGAGAATAATTTAGGAAATACTCAATATTTCAAAGTTAAGACAGAACCGGAAGTCCGGGTAAAAGAAGTTCTGGACCTGGTGTACAATGCCATGGCGGAGAAAGGATATAATCCGGTAAACCAAATTGTTGGTTACATCATGTCCGGCGATCCGACTTATATCACCAGCTACAAGGGTGCCAGAAGCACCATCATGAAAGTAGAGCGTGATGAGTTAGTGGAGGAGCTTCTGAAGGAGTATATTAAGAACGAATCCTGGAAGCGTGACTGA
- a CDS encoding HPr family phosphocarrier protein gives MKTVKISLNSIDKVKSFVNEITKFDYDFDLVSGRYVIDAKSIMGIFSLDLSKAIDLNIHAADGALDDILTVLKPYLVD, from the coding sequence ATGAAAACAGTAAAAATTTCACTGAATTCTATCGACAAAGTAAAATCATTCGTGAATGAAATTACAAAATTTGATTATGATTTTGATTTAGTATCCGGAAGATACGTTATCGACGCTAAGTCCATCATGGGTATCTTCAGCTTAGATTTATCAAAAGCTATTGACTTGAACATCCATGCAGCTGATGGCGCTTTAGATGACATCTTAACTGTGTTAAAACCATATTTAGTAGACTAA